From the genome of Deinococcus apachensis DSM 19763:
TGGGCGTGTTTCAAGAAGCTTCAGCCCAGCGAGGTGCGTATCTGGTCTCGCCCCCTGGTGGTCTACGGTGTCGCGCTGCGGGTCAGCGCGACCAAGAACGCCGCTGGAGAGACCCTCTACCTGGCACATCGGGGACGAGCGAGCACCAACCTTCGGCGGTACGCGCGGCGTTGGCAGGCTGAGAATTTGCATTCGGCCGTGAAGACCAGAGGCTTCAACCTGGAGGACACCGGGCTGACCCGCGCTGAACGAGTGTCCACGCTCTTGATCGCCGTCTCGGTCGCCTTCATCTGGGCCTGCCTGACGGGTGAGCTCCTGGCGTCGAGGATGCCATGCCCCTTCAGCGCAAGAAACACGGACACCGCGCGGTTGTTCAGGCTCGGCCTCGATCACCTCCAAGACCTGTTGCTCCACCCCTCCCCAACTTCCTGGTGGGCCCTGTCTGCCCTCATGCCGCGTTTTGAGGGGTAGTCAGGAGGAGTTCACCCCGGCCTGACATTCCACCCATCACCTCGGCTCGTTATCCGCCAGGGCCAGCCCTCCCCGGGGCTTTCCCTAGCCCCACCCGCGTATCGGGAGTTGCCTCTCGACGACTCTATCCGGGATGACAGTCTCGTGTAACAGTTCGGCGTATAGGGTGGGCTTCATGTATCGTGTGGCGTTAGTGATGGTGGTTGGCCCCGGCGAGGGCCAGATGGCCGTTGAGGTCCTTGAATTTGCCGCTCACGCGCTTCCGGCAGCGACCATCTTTGTACTGGATGACGCGACCAGCGACGGAACGTACGATGAACTGAAACGCTACGCTGAGCGCCGGAGCGAAGTTCATCTCTCTCGGAACTCTGTCCCAAATGGCTTCATTGGGCTTTCCCGATCTGTGCTGAGGGTGCTGCACGAGGCATCGGGCACGCCGTTTGATCTGATCATCAAGTTTGACCCGGATGCCCTCCTAATTCATGCGGCCTATGTTGAACGCATTTGGGCTTTATTTCAGGAGCAAGGTCCCGGAATGGCAGGGTCCTACCGCATTTCAGCGGATGGAAAACATCGTGATTTCAGCCCACATCGGCGGGACGTCTTGCTAGATATACCGCCAATCGGTGTGACCCGGAGAGGAGGATGGAACGCCTTGCGTGTGGGCTGGCCCGCGTACATCCGTTACCTCCCAGCAGCTCTGCGGAACGGATATCAACTCGGTGAGCATTGCCTGGGCGGAATGTACGCACTACACGGCGCTACCGTGCAAGCCCTGCGGACCTCCGGTTTCTTGGACCTGCACCGACAGCCACTCAATGCGCGTCTGGTTGCTGAGGACGCGCTCGTCGCGCTTGGTGTGAAGTCTGTTGGTCACGCGCTTATTGACGCCAATAATCCTAAGACCACCCCGTTCACGTGGGTTCAGTACCGCCCGCCGTTTCCGTTGTCAGCCGCCGAGATACTTCAACATGGCATTGCGGCAGTGCACCCCCTCAAGGGCGAGCAGGGCCGCGAGATACGCGCAGCGCTGCGCCCCAATTTAGAAACACCAGTCCACGTCTGACCCTACATCGTACCGGCCAGCCCTCGCGGGGGCTGGCCCTTTGCCCCGCCCAGCCTCCCGCACCTAGGTGGAATTACTTTGGCCATCAGAGGAGGGTCATGTCCAAGGGGACAGTCTCCATTCACACCCCGAGCGCCTTGCCGCAGACCTCGCAGGCTTATAAGCTTACGTGGGCAAATCACGCACTCTCTTTGCCGGGACTCCTGCATACAGACCATTGGG
Proteins encoded in this window:
- a CDS encoding glycosyltransferase; amino-acid sequence: MYRVALVMVVGPGEGQMAVEVLEFAAHALPAATIFVLDDATSDGTYDELKRYAERRSEVHLSRNSVPNGFIGLSRSVLRVLHEASGTPFDLIIKFDPDALLIHAAYVERIWALFQEQGPGMAGSYRISADGKHRDFSPHRRDVLLDIPPIGVTRRGGWNALRVGWPAYIRYLPAALRNGYQLGEHCLGGMYALHGATVQALRTSGFLDLHRQPLNARLVAEDALVALGVKSVGHALIDANNPKTTPFTWVQYRPPFPLSAAEILQHGIAAVHPLKGEQGREIRAALRPNLETPVHV